A genomic stretch from Lathyrus oleraceus cultivar Zhongwan6 chromosome 2, CAAS_Psat_ZW6_1.0, whole genome shotgun sequence includes:
- the LOC127121835 gene encoding uncharacterized protein LOC127121835 — translation MLVSKCRIYDKDSRADYAYYKSIRERKVKNQYHGKLYSDPADKWKQRVSYDKKPSGGETHASINCFKCGESDHHASECMNKFLRCFKCGKTGHHIAYYKSDGPTCYNCSKQGHISTKCQKSKKVQSRGKVFALTRSETTILDKLIQGTCFINSITLIVVIDTSATHSFISLDYDDRLGLNFSGMVGSMVIDTPTNGSLEFNSVHINSYDQTIPFPEFNGSDELFVSTKQVDNIMKVDVRVFMLLDSMKDERKTMIG, via the exons ATGCTAGTGAGTAAGTGTAGGATATATGATAAGGATAGCAGGGCCGATTATGCTTACTATAAGAGTATTAGGGAGAGAAAAGTGAAGAATCAGTATCATGGGAAATTGTATAGTGATCCAGCTGACAAATGGAAGCAAAGGGTTTCATATGACAAAAAGCCAAGTGGAGGAGAGACTCATGCTTCTATCAATTGTTTCAAGTGTGGAGAGTCAGACCATCATGCTAGTGAATGCATGAATAAATTTCTTAGGTGCTTCAAATGTGGAAAGACAGGTCACCATATTGCATATTACAAGAGTGATGGGCCGACTTGTTATAACTGTAGCAAACAGGGTCACATTAGTACTAAATGTCAAAAGTCGAAGAAGGTTCAATCTAGAGGGAAAGTTTTTGCTTTGACTAGGTCAGAGACTACTATCTTAGACAAATTGATTCAAGGTACGTGTTTTATTAATAGTATTACATTGATTGTTGTTATTGACACAAGTGCAACACATTCTTTTATTTCTCTTGATTATGATGATAGGTTAGGTTTGAATTTTTCTGGTATGGTTGGGAGTATGGTTATCGATACCCCAACTAATGGTTCG TTGGAGTTTAATAGTGTTCATATCAACTCTTACGACCAAACGATACCATTTCCAGAGTTCAATGGAAGTGATGAGTTGTTTGTTTCTACCAAGCAAGTCGATAACATCATGAAGGTTGATGTTAGGGTGTTCATGTTATTGGATTCTATGAAGGATGAGAGAAAAACTATGATTGGTTAG